The Petropleomorpha daqingensis genome includes a window with the following:
- a CDS encoding MDR family MFS transporter, with the protein MQAPPADPSAPLIVLTPRRVKLIFSALLAGMLMASLDQTIVSTSMPTIVGDLGGVSHMAWVTTAYLLATTLVMPVYGKFGDLWGRRNLFLIAIGLFTLASIGAALSPNFTWFVVSRGVQGLGGGGLMILSQAIIADVVPARERAKYMAPIGALFGLSAVVGPLVGGFFTDSSLGWQWCFWVNVPVGLAAFVIGWFTLTLPRKRSTTPLDYAGIVTLSATTTSLILFTDFGGSDGWGAARTLWMAAAFVVSVIAFVLVERKAVEPIVPLSLFRNPTFVVATSLGLAVGLGMFSAIAFMPTYLQMSSGLSATTSGLLMLPMTAGIISTIQSSAGFIQRTGRYKIFTVAGVAVILAALVWMTSLSGGTSLWTVGAMFFVLGAGLGLIMQNVVLAAQNAVPAEQIGTATSTNNYFREVGATLGVAIFGTLFTSRLAENLFTAVSTHGQQAVAAGITSPDSLTPAAVKAAGDPLRTAIVDAYANSLAPVFWYLVPILAVALVLALFLKEIPLAEVAGMVARGEAVESEEELARLTAARADAEALLDRPVVLTDEDRDDDPREAPVPA; encoded by the coding sequence GTGCAGGCCCCGCCCGCAGATCCCTCTGCCCCGCTGATCGTCCTGACCCCGCGCCGGGTCAAGCTCATCTTCTCGGCGTTGCTCGCCGGGATGCTCATGGCCAGCCTCGACCAGACGATCGTCTCGACCTCGATGCCGACGATCGTCGGTGACCTCGGCGGCGTCTCGCACATGGCGTGGGTGACCACCGCCTACCTGCTCGCGACCACCCTGGTCATGCCGGTCTACGGCAAGTTCGGCGACCTGTGGGGCCGCCGCAACCTGTTCCTGATCGCGATCGGCCTGTTCACCCTCGCCAGCATCGGGGCCGCGCTGTCGCCGAACTTCACCTGGTTCGTCGTGTCCCGCGGCGTGCAGGGTCTCGGCGGCGGCGGGCTGATGATCCTGTCGCAGGCGATCATCGCCGACGTCGTCCCGGCCCGGGAGCGGGCCAAGTACATGGCGCCGATCGGTGCCCTGTTCGGCCTGTCCGCCGTCGTCGGGCCGCTGGTCGGCGGCTTCTTCACCGACTCGTCGCTGGGCTGGCAGTGGTGCTTCTGGGTCAACGTGCCGGTCGGCCTCGCCGCGTTCGTCATCGGCTGGTTCACCCTCACCCTGCCCCGCAAGCGCAGCACCACGCCGCTGGACTACGCCGGCATCGTCACGCTGTCGGCGACCACGACCTCGCTGATCCTGTTCACCGACTTCGGTGGCAGCGACGGCTGGGGCGCGGCGAGGACGCTGTGGATGGCCGCGGCGTTCGTCGTCTCGGTGATCGCGTTCGTGCTCGTCGAGCGCAAGGCGGTCGAGCCGATCGTCCCGCTGAGCCTGTTCCGCAACCCGACCTTCGTCGTCGCCACGTCGCTCGGCCTGGCCGTCGGGCTCGGCATGTTCTCGGCGATCGCGTTCATGCCGACCTACCTGCAGATGAGCTCGGGCCTGTCGGCCACCACCTCCGGGCTGCTCATGCTGCCGATGACGGCCGGCATCATCTCGACGATCCAGAGCTCGGCCGGGTTCATCCAGCGGACCGGTCGCTACAAGATCTTCACCGTCGCCGGTGTCGCGGTGATCCTCGCGGCGCTGGTCTGGATGACCTCGCTGTCCGGCGGTACCTCGCTGTGGACGGTCGGCGCGATGTTCTTCGTGCTCGGCGCCGGGCTCGGCCTGATCATGCAGAACGTCGTCCTGGCCGCGCAGAACGCGGTGCCGGCCGAGCAGATCGGGACGGCGACGTCGACGAACAACTACTTCCGCGAGGTCGGCGCCACCCTCGGCGTCGCGATCTTCGGGACGCTGTTCACCAGCCGGCTGGCCGAGAACCTGTTCACCGCGGTGAGCACGCACGGGCAGCAGGCGGTGGCGGCCGGCATCACCTCGCCGGACAGCCTCACCCCGGCGGCGGTCAAGGCGGCCGGCGACCCGCTGAGGACGGCGATCGTCGACGCCTACGCCAACTCCCTCGCGCCGGTGTTCTGGTACCTCGTGCCGATCCTCGCGGTCGCGCTGGTGCTGGCGCTGTTCCTCAAGGAGATCCCGCTCGCCGAGGTCGCCGGCATGGTCGCCCGCGGCGAGGCCGTGGAGTCCGAGGAGGAGCTGGCCCGGCTCACCGCGGCCCGGGCCGACGCCGAGGCGCTGCTCGACCGGCCCGTCGTCCTGACCGACGAGGACCGGGACGACGACCCGCGCGAGGCACCCGTCCCCGCGTAG
- a CDS encoding ArnT family glycosyltransferase, which yields MSLSAPVRPPTAAPAADDRPGEERPAWARPALVALLLGTAALYLWGLSANGYANEFYAAAAQAGSQSWKAWFFGSLDAGNAITVDKTPASLWVMGLSIRLFGLSSWALLVPQALMGVGTVALVVAAVRRTVRRPGPALLAGLVMALTPVAVVMFRFDNPDALLTLLLTAAAYAVVRALEGRRALRWLVLAGALVGFAFLAKMLQAFLVLPGFAVAYLLVAHGRIGRRLLHLLAAGAAMVVAGGWWVAIVQLWPASSRPYIGGSTNNSVLELALGYNGLSRLTGSENGPQSGTPGLWRLFGSELGGQIAWLLPAALIALVAGLVLTARAPRTDPVRAGLAVWGGWLVVTALTFSLMAGIFHAYYTVALAPAVAALVGIGVGLVWPRRDTLSGSVLLASATLLTTAVSFALLSSTPAFLPALRWVVVVGGLVATVGLTVAGAAGPAVQRATAALAIVVALAGPAAYSVESVTTAQNGSMPTAGPAVAGFGARGGGFAGGAPSAAGTTSTGDLEALLEENAADYTWVAATTGSQSAAGYQLATGDPVMAIGGFNGGDDSPTLAQFQRYVAEGRIHYYLAGGGMGGGGRDGGQGSAAQIAEWVAAHYTASTVGGVTVYDLTS from the coding sequence ATGAGCCTCTCCGCCCCGGTCCGACCGCCGACCGCCGCGCCCGCGGCCGACGACCGCCCGGGGGAGGAGCGCCCCGCCTGGGCGCGGCCGGCGCTGGTCGCCCTGCTGCTCGGCACCGCCGCTCTCTACCTCTGGGGACTGTCGGCCAACGGCTACGCCAACGAGTTCTACGCGGCCGCCGCGCAGGCGGGCTCGCAGAGCTGGAAGGCGTGGTTCTTCGGCTCCCTGGACGCCGGCAACGCGATCACCGTCGACAAGACGCCCGCCTCGCTGTGGGTGATGGGCCTGTCGATCCGGTTGTTCGGGCTGTCGAGCTGGGCGCTGCTGGTGCCGCAGGCGCTGATGGGTGTCGGCACGGTGGCGCTCGTCGTCGCCGCGGTGCGGCGGACCGTCCGCCGTCCCGGCCCGGCGCTGCTGGCCGGCCTGGTCATGGCGCTGACGCCGGTCGCCGTCGTCATGTTCCGGTTCGACAACCCCGACGCGCTGCTCACCCTGCTGCTGACCGCGGCGGCGTACGCGGTGGTGCGGGCGCTGGAGGGTCGGCGCGCGCTGCGCTGGCTGGTGCTCGCCGGGGCGCTGGTCGGCTTCGCGTTCCTGGCCAAGATGCTGCAGGCGTTCCTCGTGCTGCCCGGCTTCGCGGTGGCCTACCTGCTCGTCGCGCACGGCCGGATCGGCCGCCGGCTGCTGCACCTTCTCGCGGCCGGGGCGGCGATGGTGGTCGCCGGCGGCTGGTGGGTGGCGATCGTGCAGCTGTGGCCGGCGTCCTCGCGGCCCTACATCGGGGGCTCCACGAACAACTCGGTGCTCGAGCTGGCGTTGGGCTACAACGGCCTGTCGCGGCTGACCGGCAGCGAGAACGGTCCGCAGTCGGGAACCCCGGGGCTGTGGCGGCTGTTCGGCTCGGAGCTCGGCGGGCAGATCGCCTGGCTGCTCCCGGCCGCCCTGATCGCGCTGGTCGCCGGGCTCGTGCTCACCGCGCGGGCGCCGCGCACCGACCCGGTCCGCGCCGGGCTGGCGGTGTGGGGCGGCTGGCTGGTCGTCACCGCGCTGACGTTCAGCCTGATGGCCGGCATCTTCCACGCCTACTACACCGTCGCGCTCGCCCCGGCCGTCGCCGCGCTGGTCGGCATCGGCGTCGGGCTGGTCTGGCCGCGCCGGGACACCCTGTCCGGCTCGGTGCTGCTCGCCTCGGCGACGCTGCTGACGACGGCGGTCTCGTTCGCGCTGCTCAGCTCCACGCCCGCGTTCCTGCCGGCGCTGCGGTGGGTCGTGGTCGTCGGCGGCCTCGTCGCCACGGTGGGGCTGACGGTGGCCGGAGCGGCCGGTCCGGCGGTGCAGCGGGCGACGGCCGCGCTCGCGATCGTCGTCGCGCTCGCCGGGCCGGCCGCGTACTCGGTCGAGAGCGTGACGACGGCGCAGAACGGCTCGATGCCGACCGCGGGCCCGGCCGTCGCCGGTTTCGGTGCCCGCGGGGGCGGGTTCGCCGGTGGCGCGCCGTCAGCCGCGGGGACGACGTCGACCGGCGACCTCGAGGCGCTGCTCGAGGAGAACGCCGCCGACTACACGTGGGTCGCGGCGACGACGGGTTCGCAGAGCGCCGCCGGCTACCAGCTGGCCACCGGCGATCCGGTGATGGCGATCGGCGGGTTCAACGGCGGCGACGACAGCCCGACGCTGGCGCAGTTCCAGCGGTACGTGGCCGAGGGGAGGATCCACTACTACCTCGCCGGCGGCGGCATGGGCGGGGGTGGCCGGGACGGGGGCCAGGGCAGCGCCGCTCAGATCGCCGAGTGGGTCGCGGCGCACTACACCGCCTCCACCGTCGGCGGGGTGACGGTCTACGACCTGACCTCCTGA
- a CDS encoding DUF1349 domain-containing protein: MNARAWSDGAWTTPPSAVDQDGADLLVTAVEGSDAWRHTAYGFVHDDAHALLAPLDDPGAVEVTFDAGYDQQFDQAGLMIRADGETWVKTGVEFSDGVPQLGAVVTLGRSDWSVAPVPEWAGRRVTVRASRSGDAVTVRARVDDEPFRLVRVCPFPAEVAASAGPYCCAPTRAGLVVRFRRWATGPADTALH, encoded by the coding sequence GTGAACGCCCGGGCATGGTCCGACGGCGCCTGGACGACGCCGCCGTCCGCGGTCGACCAGGACGGCGCGGATCTGCTGGTCACGGCCGTCGAGGGCAGCGACGCCTGGCGGCACACCGCCTACGGCTTCGTCCACGACGACGCGCACGCGCTGCTCGCGCCGCTGGACGATCCGGGCGCCGTCGAGGTCACCTTCGACGCCGGCTACGACCAGCAGTTCGACCAGGCCGGGCTGATGATCCGCGCGGACGGCGAGACGTGGGTCAAGACCGGGGTCGAGTTCTCCGACGGCGTGCCGCAGCTCGGCGCCGTCGTCACCCTGGGGCGGTCGGACTGGTCGGTCGCCCCGGTGCCGGAGTGGGCCGGCCGGCGGGTCACGGTGCGGGCGAGCCGGTCCGGTGACGCGGTGACCGTCCGGGCGCGGGTGGACGACGAGCCGTTCCGCCTGGTGCGGGTCTGCCCGTTCCCGGCCGAGGTCGCGGCGAGCGCCGGGCCCTACTGCTGCGCGCCGACCCGTGCCGGGCTCGTCGTCCGCTTCCGCCGCTGGGCGACCGGCCCGGCCGACACCGCCCTCCACTGA
- a CDS encoding LLM class F420-dependent oxidoreductase, translating into MKLGLTLGYWGARQPEGQPELVALAEQLGFDSVWTAEAYGSDALTPLAWLGSRTSRLRLGTSVVQMSARTPAATAMAAMTMDHLTGGRFVLGIGASGPQVVEGWYGQPYPKPLARTREYVTILRQAFAREVVAFDGEHYRLPFPGGTGLGKPLRSTIHPVRPDIPILLAAEGPKNVALAAEIADGWIPLFYSPTDDEHYRAALQEGFARDGARRSAEDFEVACMVPVVIGDDADTAADQVRPMLALYIGGMGARGVNFHYEVFARMGFEAECAGIQDLYLDGRRDEAAAAVPLAMVEKIALVGPREKIADDLAAWKGSLLTTMMIGGDANTLRLMAELVA; encoded by the coding sequence ATGAAGCTGGGTCTGACCTTGGGGTACTGGGGCGCGCGGCAGCCGGAGGGCCAGCCGGAGCTGGTCGCCCTCGCCGAACAGCTCGGCTTCGACTCCGTGTGGACCGCCGAGGCCTACGGGTCGGACGCGCTGACCCCGCTGGCCTGGCTGGGCAGCCGGACCTCCCGGCTGCGGCTCGGGACGTCGGTGGTGCAGATGTCGGCGCGCACGCCGGCCGCCACCGCGATGGCCGCGATGACGATGGACCACCTGACCGGCGGCCGGTTCGTCCTGGGCATCGGCGCCTCCGGGCCCCAGGTCGTCGAGGGCTGGTACGGCCAGCCCTATCCGAAGCCGCTGGCCCGGACCCGCGAGTACGTGACGATCCTCCGGCAGGCCTTCGCCCGCGAGGTCGTCGCCTTCGACGGGGAGCACTACCGGCTGCCCTTCCCGGGTGGCACCGGCCTGGGCAAGCCCCTGCGGTCGACGATCCACCCGGTCCGCCCCGACATCCCGATCCTGCTCGCCGCGGAGGGCCCGAAGAACGTGGCCCTGGCCGCGGAGATCGCCGACGGCTGGATCCCGCTCTTCTACTCGCCGACCGACGACGAGCACTACCGCGCGGCGCTGCAGGAGGGGTTCGCCCGGGACGGCGCGCGGCGCTCCGCGGAGGACTTCGAGGTCGCCTGCATGGTCCCCGTCGTGATCGGGGACGACGCCGACACCGCGGCCGACCAGGTGCGTCCGATGCTCGCCCTGTACATCGGGGGCATGGGCGCGCGCGGGGTCAACTTCCACTACGAGGTGTTCGCCCGGATGGGCTTCGAGGCCGAGTGCGCCGGGATCCAGGACCTCTACCTGGACGGCCGCCGCGACGAGGCGGCCGCGGCCGTGCCGCTCGCCATGGTGGAGAAGATCGCCCTGGTCGGGCCGCGGGAGAAGATCGCCGACGACCTGGCCGCCTGGAAGGGCTCGCTGCTCACCACGATGATGATCGGCGGGGACGCGAACACGCTGCGTCTGATGGCCGAGCTCGTCGCGTGA